Proteins from a single region of Cryptococcus neoformans var. neoformans JEC21 chromosome 6 sequence:
- a CDS encoding ketol-acid reductoisomerase, putative, with protein MSFSRASSNALKQALKSTASRQVARRSYSLLSGAAPRAAMATRLGATRGIKTLDFAGTKEVVYERADWPLDKLQDYFKNDTLAMIGYGSQGHGQSLNARDNGLKVIVGVRKGGESWKQAQEDGWVPGETLFDIPEAINKGTIIMNLLSDAAQSQTWNEIAPLITKGKTLYFAHGFSVVYKEDTHVIPPKDVDVILVAPKGSGRTVRTLFLEGRGINSSIAVYQDVTGHAKEKAVALGIAVGSGYLYETTFEKEVYSDLYGERGVLMGGIQGMFLAQYEVLRKNGHSPSEAFNETVEEATQSLFPLIGKYGMDYMYNACSTTARRGALDWAPKFKEANLPVFEALYNSVRDGSETRRSLEFNSRKTYREDLQKELDEIDNQEIWRAGKTVRGLRPDVNKDEL; from the exons ATGTCCTTCTCCAGAGCTTCCAGCAACGCCCTCAAGCAGGCCCTCAAGTCTACCGCCTCTCGACAGGTCGCCAGGAGGTCCtactctctcctctccgGCGCCGCCCCTAGGGCCGCCATGGCTACCCGACTTGGC GCCACTCGAGGCATCAAGACTCTCGATTTTGCCGGTACCAAGGAGGTTGTCTACGAGCGTGCTGACTGGCCCCTTGACAAGCTCCAAGA CTACTTCAAGAATGACACTCTTGCCATGATCGGCTACGGCTCCCAGGGTCACGGTCAGTCCCTCAACGCCCGTGACAACGGCCTCAAGGTTATTGTCGGTGTGCGAAAGGGTGGTGAGTCTTGGAAGCAGGCTCAGGAGGACGGTTGGGTTCCCGGAGAGACTCTCTTCGACATCCCTGAGGCCATCAACAAGGgtaccatcatcatgaaCCTTCTCTCCGACGCTGCTCAGTCTCAGACCTGGAACGAGATTGCGCCTCTTATCACCAAGGGCAAGACTCTCTACTTTGCCCACGGTTTCTCTGTTGTCTACAAGGAGGAC ACCCACGTCATTCCTCCCAAGGATGTTGATGTCATCCTCGTTGCTCCTAAGGGTTCTGGCCGAACTGTCCGAACTCTTTTCCTCGAGGGCCGTGGTATCAACTCTTCCATTGCCGTTTACCAGGATGTGACCGGTCAcgccaaggagaaggctgtTGCCCTTGGTATCGCCGTTGGTTCCGGTTACCTTTACGAGACCACcttcgagaaggaggtcTACTCTGACCTTTACGGAGAGCGTGGTGTT CTTATGGGCGGTATCCAAGGTATGTTCCTCGCCCAATACGAGGTTCTCAGGAAGAACGGCCACTCTCCCTCTGAGGCCTTCAACGAGACCGTCGAGGAGGCCACCCagtctcttttccctctcatcGGCAAGTACGGTATGGACTACATGTACAACGCCtgctccaccaccgcccGACGTGGTGCTCTTGACTGGGCCCCCAAGTTCAAGGA GGCTAACCTTCCCGTCTTCGAGGCTCTTTACAACTCCGTTAGGGACGGTTCTGAGACCCGACGATCTCTCGAGTTCAACTCCAGAAAGACCTACCGAGAGGACCTCCAGAAGGAGCTTGACGAGATTGACAACCAGGAAATCTGGAGGGCTGGTAAGACCGTCCGTGGTCTCAGG CCCGACGTCAACAAGGATGAGCTTTAA
- a CDS encoding alanine-tRNA ligase, putative, with amino-acid sequence MLFGSVSTRSITSHFKFAPRLLSKTSFTVSAQSSSKKMGVNDKPTIPTTAPHAWPSPEDWPAAKVRQTFIDYFVNQPGFEHTFWPSSGVVPFDDDTLLFANAGMNQYKPLFLGTADPKSELSKLIRAANSQKCIRAGGKHNDLDDVGKDTYHHTFFEMLGNWSFGDYFKVGALTMAWDLLTRVYGLPKDRLYVTYFEGDAKQGLEPDSEAQQIWRDLGVPESHILPGNAKDNFWEMGATGPCGPCSEIHFDRIGGRDAAHLVNADDPNVLEIWNNVFIQYNREPSGELRTLPAKHVDTGMGFERLVSVLHNVSSNYDTDVFTPIFSKIQELTGARPYEGKLGDEDKDGIDTAYRVIADHIRTLTIAISDGGIPDKDGRGYVLRRVLRRGVRYASNKFGVKIGTFFSSLVPTVVESLGPIFPEVTKKIPELTEILNEEEASFARTLNRGEALFNKYATTAIDEKRTVLSGKDIWRLYDTYGFPVDLTQIMAEERGLKIDQEAFEKARLESLEASKAGGKEKAGALVKLDVHDLAALEANDAVPKTDDSFKYHLDDIKANVKSIYHGSKFLNSTSELPPNTTFGILLDRTNFYAESGGQEYDTGVIAIDGKAEFKVEDVQVYNGYVLHIGRMEEGDIEIGDEVICTYDELRRWPIRNNHTGTHILNFALREVLGDHIDQKGSLVAPTKLRFDFSHGKSIAVPELIKIEGICNDWIKRGVPVYAKDMPLAEAYKIPGLRAVFGEAYPDPVRVVSLGYPLEDIAKNVEDSKWRQTSIEFCGGTHVAKTDDIKDFVIIEESSIAKGIRRIVAVTGHDAHDVSRKGVEFERKLQRIKELQGKEKEVAMKPFLVELGQSGISLIKKNSLKEQFEKIQGELVAAAKAKVAADSKIISEAIKTYFQENPNENVFAGSFDVGGNSKTLTAAVAAGKSASKAVYAFSADPETGKVAHVNYLPKPILESKALDAKIWLNEVAKVIGGKGGGRDDSAAGVGSEISKIDEAIVVAKSVYKKRVEGA; translated from the exons ATGCTCTTTGGCTCGGTATCTACCCGGTCCATCACCTCTCACTTCAAGTTCGCCCCTCGCCTCCTTTCAAAAACCTCTTTCACTGTTTCTGCCCAGTCATCATCAAAGAAAATGGGTGTCAACGATAAGCCTACCATTCCCACTACCGCCCCTCACGCTTGGCCTTCCCCTGAGGATTGGCCTGCTGCCAAAGTGAGGCAGACGTTTATCGATTATTTTGTCAACCAACCTGGATTCGAGCACACTTTCTGGCCCTCCAGTGGTGTCGTTCCTTTTGACGATGACACGCTTCTTTTCGCCAATGCT GGTATGAACCAGTACaagcctctcttcctggGGACCGCAGACCCCAAGTCTGAACTTTCCAAACTCATCCGTGCCGCTAACAGTCAGAAATGTATCCGTGCGGGTGGAAAACACAACG ACCTTGACGACGTAGGAAAGGACACTTACCACCATACTTTCTTTGAAATGCTTGGAAACTGGTCATTCGGCGATTATTTCAAG GTTGGAGCTTTGACCATGGCCTGGGACCTTCTTACTCGAGTCTACGGATTGCCTAAGGACAGGCTCTATGTGACCTACTTCGAGGGCGATGCCAAGCAAGGCCTTGAACCCGACTCTGAGGCCCA GCAAATTTGGAGAGATCTTGGCGTGCCAGAGAGCCACATTCTTCCTGGCAACGCAAAGGACAACTTCTGGG AAATGGGCGCTACTGGTCCTTGCGGCCCTTGCAG TGAAATCCATTTTGACCGAATCGGTGGCCGAGACGCCGCTCACCTTGTCAACGCCGATGACCCCAATGTCCTTGAGATCTGGAACAACGTTTTCATCCAGTACAACCGTGAGCCCTCGGGTGAATTGCGAACACTTCCTGCCAAGCACGTAGACACTGGAATGGGTTTCGAACGACTTGTTTCCGTACTCCACAACGTCTCTTCCAACTACGATACAGACGTTTTCACTCCCATATTTTCCAAGATTCAGGAGCTTACTGGCGCACGACCTTATGAAGGCAAACTTGGTGACGAAGATAAAGACGGTATCGACACTGCCTATAGAGTCATCGCGGATCACATCAGAACTTTGACTATTGCCATCTCCGATGGCGGTATTCCTGATAAGGACGGCAGAGGATATGTCCTTCGACGCGTGTTGCGAAGAGGTGTGCGTTATGCCAGCAACAAATTTGGTGTCAAGATTGGtactttcttctcctctctcgTACCCACTGTTGTCGAATCTCTT GGTCCCATCTTCCCTGAAGTTACTAAGAAGATTCCCGAGCTCACCGAGATCCtcaatgaagaggaagccTCTTTCGCTCGCACGCTCAACAGAGGTGAAGCTCTTTTCAATAAGTACGCCACCACTGCCATTGACGAGAAGCGAACTGTTCTTTCTGGAAAGGACATCTGGCGACTGTACGACACCTACGGATTCCCTGTCGATCTTACGCAGATCATGGCCGAAGAGAGGGGATTGAAGATTGACCAGGAAGCCTTTGAGAAAGCCAGGCTCGAATCTCTGGAAGCGAGCAAGGCcggtggcaaggaaaaggctgGTGCCCTAGTCAAGCTCGATGTGCACGACTTGGCCGCTTTGGAGGCTAACGACGCGGTGCCCAAGACTGATGATTCTTTCAAATATC ATTTGGATGACATCAAGGCTAATGTCAAGAGCATTTACCATGGCTCCAAGTTCCTCAACTCCACTTCTGAGCTTCCTCCCAATACTACATTCGGTATCCTGCTCGACCGAACCAATTTCTATGCTGAGTCAGGTGGTCAAGAGTATGACACTGGTGTGATTGCTATCGATGGCAAGGCCGAGTtcaaggtggaggatgttcAAGTTTACAATGGTTATGTGTTGCACATTGGACggatggaggagggtgatATCGAGATCGGAGACGAAGTAATCTGCACGTACGACGAGCTTCGTCGATGGCCTATCCGGAATAACCACACAGGCACCCATATCCTCAACTTTGCCCTTCGAGAAGTCCTTGGCGACCACATTGACCAGAAGGGCTCCCTCGTTGCTCCTACCAAACTTCGATTTGACTTTTCTCACGGCAAATCTATTGCGGTCCCGGAATTGATCAAAATTGAGGGCATCTGCAATGACTGGATCAAGAGAGGTGTCCCAGTATATGCTAAGGATATGCCTCTGGCCGAAGCTTACAAAATCCCTGGTCTTCGTGCAGTTTTTGGCGAGGCTTACCCTGACCCTGTCCGAGTCGTCTCCCTTGGCTATCCTCTTGAAGATATTGCCAAGAATGTCGAAGATTCTAAATGGCGCCAGACCAGTATTGAGTTCTGCGGCGGCACTCATGTTGCCAAGACCGATGATATCAAGGACTTCGTTATCATCGAGGAGTCCTCTATTGCTAAGGGCATCAGACGAATTGTTGCCGTCACTGGCCATGATGCGCATGACGTATCAAGGAAGGGCGTTGAGTTTGAGCGGAAGTTGCAGAGAATCAAGGAATTGCagggcaaggagaaggaagtggcCATGAAACCTTTCTTGGTT GAGCTTGGACAGAGCGGCATCTCtttgatcaagaagaatagTCTCAAAGAACAGTTTGAAAAAATCCAAGGGGAACTTGTGGCCGCGGCTAAGGCCAAGGTAGCCGCTGATTCCAAGATT ATCTCCGAGGCGATCAAGACTTATTTCCAGGAAAACCCCAATGAAAACGTCTTTGCTGGTTCTTTCGACGTCGGAGGTAACTCTAAA ACTTTGACCGCTGCCGTCGCGGCTGGCAAGTCTGCCTCGAAGGCTGTTTACGCTTTCAGCGCCGATCCAGAAACGGGCAAGGTAGCTCATGTCAATTACTTGCCCAAGCCGATATTGGAGAGCAAGGCTTTGGATGCCAAGATATGGTTGAACGAAGTGGCCAAGGTTATTGGCGGCAAG GGCGGTGGCCGAGATGACAGTGCGGCGGGCGTTGGTAGCGAAATTAGCAAGATTGACGAGGCCATCGTCGTTGCTAAGAGCGTTTACAAGAAGAGGGTCGAGGGGGCGTAA
- a CDS encoding conserved hypothetical transmembrane protein — protein sequence MTVKAEQDLYLDPSIRDWVLIPITLIMLLVGVLRHYITQFLNSAPKKQTAAAVREQRALGRSALLRATATLSPLPPASYKALSGSLAASLSTGEYIKPAPESKGDASPANPLEGAGMENAMDGMKKQAVMMVPNMVIMQYINVFFSGFILMRLPFPLTAGFKSLLSRDIPMADLDVRWVSALSWYFLNLFGLNGVFKLILGAENAAVDSRDLTSLSALSGAGGPMPGPGGPPDMVKLFKAEVENLALAESSYKWVGDGVEDRVLRAWGKV from the exons ATGACAGTCAAGGCAGA GCAAGATCTCTATCTTGACCCCTCCATTCGG GATTGGGTCCTTATCCCTATCACCCTAATCATG CTACTCGTCGGTGTGTTAAGACACTACATCACGCAATTCCTTAACTCTGCACCAAAAAAACAAACAGCAGCTGCCGTTCGCGAACA ACGCGCACTTGGTCGCTCAGCTCTGCTTCGGGCAACTGCGACTCTGTCCCCCCTTCCGCCTGCCTCTTACAAGGCTCTCTCGGGATCCCTTGCTGCTTCACTTTCTACTGGTGAGTATATCAAGCCCGCCCCAGAGTCAAAGGGGGATGCTTCTCCCGCCAATCCTCTCGAAGGTGCTGGGATGGAAAATGCGATGGACGGTATGAAAAAGCAGGCCGTAATGAT GGTACCCAACATGGTTATCATGCAGTATATCAACGTCTTTTTTTCCGGATTTATCCTTA TGCGTCTGCCATTTCCTTTAACCGCAGGCTTTAAGTCGTTGCTGTCAAGGGATATTCCCATGGCTGATCTCGATGTGCGATGGGTTTC CGCTTTGTCCTGGTATTTTCTCAACTTGTTTGGCTTGAACGGTGTTTTCAAACTAATTCTTGGAGCTGAGAATG CTGCTGTAGACAGCCGTGACCTCACCTCGCTGTCTGCACTTTCTGGGGCAGGAGGCCCTATGCCCGGCCCCGGCGGTCCACCAGACATGGTCAAGCTTTTCAAGGCCGAGGTTGAGAACTTGGCATTGGCAGAAAGTTCATACAAGTGGGTCGGCGACGGAGTAGAAGATAGAGTTTTGAGAGCTTGGGGCAAAGTTTAA
- a CDS encoding alcohol dehydrogenase, putative, with amino-acid sequence MSSSSIPAKMRALVVPEPGVNYYTLQEQDTPSPKGTKVLLHIKASGLCHTDSIVRDGSFGGNWPIIGGHEPAGEVVAVGDNAEEVSVGDRVVALLPKDPCDTCPDCTMGDWKYCKFMKFGGINADGFFSEYALVEAKFCVHIPDSMSFEQAAPLGCAGVTVYAGIKKAQLKPGDVIAISGVGALGYLGVQFAKAIGLKVVAIDTRTEALELVRSLDNDHRPDLVIDASKSKADDALNAIHGLRPSGYRGWDGVDASVLTSPAIPSYQYAADLTRSHGTLILLAQPTKVEFQYPTFLARDITLRGSLHGNEVDLKDTVELAYKCNIKSEVKTFTINQHREMLDAVESDTWKGKAVLVF; translated from the exons atgtcatcctcatccattcCCGCAAAGATGCGAGCGTTGGTCGTTCCCGAACCAGGCGT CAACTATTATACACTTCAAGAGCAAGACACTCCCTCACCAAAAGGGACCAAAGTCCTATTGCACATCAAGGCATCAGGCTTATGTCACACAGATTCAATAGTGAGAGACGGTAGCTTTGGAGGAAATTGGCCAATAATAGGGGGACATGAGCCTGCGGGTGAGGTAGTAGCAGTCGGTGACAATGCGGAAGAAGTGTCTGTCGGAGATCGGGTGGTGGCTCTGTTACCCAAAGATCCTTGCG ATACATGCCCGGACTGCACCATGGGCGATTGGAA GTACTGCAAGTTTATGAAGTTTGGAGGCATCAACGCGGATGGCTTTTTCAGCGAATACGCTCTTGTAGAGGCCAAGTTTTGCGTCCATATCCCGGATTCTATGAGCTTTGAACAG GCAGCCCCCTTAGGCTGTGCTGGAGTGACTGTTTATGCCGGTATCAAGAAAGCCCAGCTCAAACCCGGGGATGTGATCGCCATCAGCGGCGTAGGAGCACTGGGCTATCTCGGGGTACAGTTTGCCAAGGCGATT GGTCTTAAAGTTGTCGCTATAGATACTCGTACTGAAGCTCTTGAACTGGTACGGTCGCTCGACAATGACCATCGCCCCGACTTGGTCATCGATGCTAGCAAGAGCAAGGCAGACGACGCGCTCAATGCCATCCATGGGCTCAGACCAAGTGGCTACCGTGGATGGGACGGTGTTGACG CATCCGTGTTGACCTCCCCAGCGATTCCATCCTACCAGTACGCTGCTGATCTTACTCGTTCCCACGGCACATTGATTCTCTTGGCTCAACCCACCAAAGTCGAGTTCCAGTACCCTACATTCCTTGCAAGAGATATCACACTCCGGGGATCATTGCACGGGAATGAAGTAGATTTGAAGGACACAGTTGAATTGGCCTACAAGTGCAACATTAAATCAGAAGTGAAAACATTCACAATTAACCAGCACAGGGAGATGTTGGACGCTGTTGAAAGTGATACCTGGAAGGGGAAGGCCGTTTTGGTCTTTTAG